The sequence below is a genomic window from Rhodococcus sp. 4CII.
CAGCTCCTCGTAGAAGCGGAACTCGCAGCGGCGAAGTGACTGAGGCATGGGTGCACGTCCTCACACCACAGTACTGGCTGCCCCCGCGCGATCACGCGTCGAATGACGCTGTGCGCGTGCGGTGCAGCCCAATTGCTCAGGGGTGGCGGGCCCGGCGGGTTCCGAGAATGCCGAGGACCGCGCACAGAACGGCCCCCACCACCGACAACTCGAGGAGCGCGAGACGTATGCCCTGAAGGGTGATGGCAATGCCTGCGCAGATCGACGGCACCGCCAGACCGACGTAGTTCACGGTGAAGAAGGCGGCGAGGGTGCCGCCGTGCGCGTCGGGCGCGTGTTCGGTCGTCGCCGCGTTCACCGCGCGCATGGCCCCGGCGAACGACAGTCCGTGCCCGGCGCCGATCACCGCCGCGACAACGCAGAGCAGTGCGAGCGACGGCAGGAAGTCGACGACCAGCAGTCCGAGCATGCCGACGCCGACCGCCCCGACACCCCACCACAGCGACGTCGACGCGGCGAGTCGGTTCGCGAGAATCTGCGCGGTCACCGAGGCGATCATGGTCAACGCCGCCGCACCGCCCGCGACCACGAGGTTGCTCACGCCGAGCAGGCTCACGATCCACGTCGGAACCACCGATTGGAAGAGTCCGACGGCACCCCACGCGAGAGCGACGGCGAGGGACGACAGCCAGAACACCCGCCGGATCGGCGCCGGAACGTGCGGGATCTGGAACAGCTGCGTGGGCCGGGCACCGCGCGGCGTGGTGGTCGGGAGCAGGAGGGTCATGATCAGCGCCGGCACGAGCAGCACCGCGAAGACGACGTAGGGCAGGGTCAACGGGTGCGGCAGGTACTGCGCGATCGCCCCGCCGAACAGGGGTCCGAGGGCGGCGCCGAAGGCGGTTGTGAGGGTGGCGGCCAGTCCGGCCCGCCGGAAGTCGCGGGACGGTTCGTGCTCGAGCAGGGCGGCCGATGCGGCGGCGGAGCACGCACCGACGGCGACGCCGTGCGCGACCCGGCCCAGGAACAACCACATCGTCGAGTCCGCGAACGCCAGGATCACCGCACCGAGAAAGCTGAACGCGATCGCAGCTAGCAGGACGAAGCGGCGGCCGAGCGCATCCGACAGCGGTCCGAAGAACAGCAGCGCAGGCAGCAGTCCCGCAACGTAGACGGCGAAGATCAACGTCTGGACCAGCGGGGTGAACCCGAATTCCGAGCGGTAGAGGCCGTACAGCGCGGTGGGGATGTTCGCGCCGAGGAGCAGCACGGCGAGGAGGTAGTTCAGGCCGTGGAAGTGCCGGCTGGTCGTGCGGGTGAGGGCGGGCGGGGCGGTGACGGAGTGAGCGGTTGACGCGGACGTGTGGAGTCGCCTCCTCGGGGAGCAAATACATGGGACGTCCTACGTAGTGTAGACGGGGTGGTCGCGCCCGGCGAGCCGACGAGGTGTGAGGATGAGTACATGACGGTGGTTCGGCGCGAATCCGCGTATCAGCAGTCCCTGGACTGGATGCGTGGCCGGATCGCCCAGGGCGACTGGACCGTGGGCGCGCGGATCCCGACCGAACCCGAACTGATGGCGCTGCTCGGGGTCGGACGCAACACCGTGCGCGAGGCCATCAAGACGCTCACGTCCACCGGCATCCTCGAGATCCGGCGCGGGTCGGGGACGTTCGTGCGGGCGCGCACCGACATCGGCGGGTTGCTCGGGCGGCAGGTCGCGGTCGCCGAGATGCTGAACGTGTTCGAGGTGCGGCGGGCCCTCGAGACCGAGGCCGTCCGGCTGGCGTGCGCCCGCCGCACCGACGACGACCTGCGGTCGCTGTCCTCGCTACTCGACGAGCGGGAGCGGACGGCGGATCACCCGTCCGGATTCGCGGACGCCGACCTCGCATTCCATCTCGGGGTCGTGGAGGCCGCGCACAACCCGGTGCTGTCCGACCTGTTCGCGGGCATCCTCGAACCCACCCGGGCCACCTACGACTACACCGAGGGCATCCACCCGCCGTCGCTGACCACGGACGACCATCGTGTCCTCGTCGACGCGATCGCCGCGCGCGACGAGGAGGCCGCCGTCCGGGCGTCCCTCGGCTACCTCGACCGCGTACTCGAGGCGGTGCACAAGGCCTCCGGCCCGTGAGCGGTTGCGAGTCCCTGCACTCCTAACCCTCACGGGCGGCGGAGCCGCCGGTCCGCGAACGTGTTGAGCGCACCGGCCATCTCCTCGGCTCGAGGGCTGGTGACGGTCAGCCGGTCACCGCATGCGGTCGTGACGATCACGGCGGGACCGGTCTTCGTGACGACGCCGTAGTTGCGCCTGCCCTTCACCTTCAGGCCCCAGCCGCCGAAGTCGTCGAACGGCTTGATCAGGTCGACGCGGGCGCCCTCGATCTCTTCGACGCCGTACCGGAGGGCGGTCATGCCCATGTTCACCACCCGGATGCCGGACTCGTCGACGATGACGCGGAACCGGAGCAGACTCACGACGAGCAGTCCGAGCGGAACGCACACCGCCACCGGCCACCATCCGCCGGTGAGCAGACACACCGCGACAGCGGGCACGCCGCCGAACAGGAGCAGCAGCACCAGCGAACCGACGGTGCCGAACCCCACACTGTCCGCGACGACGGACGGGTCGCTTGCGCGCGGCAACCGGGAGTCGGGCGGGTCGGTGGCGGCGACCCGGGTGCGGAAGTCGCGCAGCAGGGCGGCGCCGATCAGACCGACGACGGCGCCGATCACGACGCCGAGGCCGAGGGACCACAACGGGAGTTCCGTGTCGGAGGGGTCGGTGACGTCGAGTTGGACGTAGAGCATCGCCACTTGCACCGTGAGGATCAGGCCGACGACCGACAGTCCGACGACGAGCATCGTGCGGCGCATCATCAGCATCGCCTGGGCAAGCGCGGCGATCGCGGCGCATCCGCCGCCGAACAGGACCGTCACCAGGGTGAACGTCCAGGCGCTGGACATCGGGGTGGCGAAGCCGTCGGGTGAGGTGGTGGTCCAGTGGGTGGCGATCTCCGCCGGAAGGCGAGGTTCCCAGATCGTCGTCAGGACCACTCCCGAGAGGGCGGCGACGATCGGCAGCAGCAGACCGAACACTGCGCCCGCGGGGTCGACGACGCGCGAGGAGTTCACCGGACGGCCGTCACCAGCCGGTCAGGACGGCTGGCAGGCGCCCTTCAGCGAGCACGCACCGCAGGAACTGCCGCAGCCACCGGTGTCGGGGGCGGGGACGGCTGCAGCGGCGCGGGCGCCGAGCGATCCACCCGTCGCCGCGGTGAGTGCGGCGGCCACCACGCTGACGAGAACGGCGCCGACGCCGAAGACGCCGCCGATCAGGATTCCGGCGATTCCGCCGATGACGAGGAGTCCGGCCGCGGCGAGCAGGGTGGGCCCTGCGACCTTGTTGGCCAGCGCAAACGTCTGATCGTCGCGCATCGTCTCGGGGGTGCGGACACCCGCCCACCGGTTGCGCGGGAGGCGCTCGGCGAGGCCTGCAACGGCGACACCGGACACAGCGACGGCGAGCACGAACAGCACGACGGAGGCAATCAACACGGGACCAGGATACGGCGGACCCGGACGCGCAGGTGAGCCCGGGTGGGGTGAGGCTCTACCCTGGTTGACGGTATCCCCCTAATTCAGAATGTCAGCCAAGTAGATAGCGACCACAGTGACCGAGCACGTGCAGCCCGCCAACCCGTCCGACGCGACCCCGCAGCACCGCTACACCGCGGAGCTCGCCGGCCAGATCGAGCAGCGCTGGCAGGACCGGTGGAGCGACGAGGGCACGTTCAACGCGCCCAACCCGGTCGGTCCGCTGGCCGGTCCTGTTCCCGCCGACAAGCTGTTCGTGCAGGACATGTTCCCGTACCCGTCGGGGACTGGGCTGCACGTGGGTCACCCGCTCGGCTACATCGCCACCGACGTGTTCGCCCGCTACCACCGCATGCAGGGCCACAACGTGCTGCACACCCTCGGCTACGACGCGTTCGGTCTACCGGCCGAGCAGTACGCGGTGCAGACGGGCACGCACCCGCGGACCACGACCGAGGCCAACATCGGCAACATGAAGCGGCAGCTGCGCCGTCTCGGGCTCGGCCACGACGAACGCCGCACATTCGCGACCACCGACACCGACTTCTACCACTGGACGCAGTGGATCTTCCTGCAGATCCACGACGCGTGGTTCGACGAGGCGGCAGGCAAGGCCCGGCGGATCTCGGAACTCGAGGCGGAATTCGTCTCGGGTGAGCGCGCGGTGGAGGACGGACGGGACTGGGCGTCGCTGTCCGTGTCCGAGAAGGAAGCAGTCCTCGACTCCTACCGTCTCGTCTACCACTCCGATTCGATGGTCAACTGGTGCCCCGGTCTGGGCACCGTGCTGGCGAACGAAGAGGTCACCGCGGACGGTCGCAGCGACCGCGGCAACTTCCCGGTGTTCCGTAAGCACCTGCAGCAGTGGATGATGCGCATCACCGCGTATTCGGACCGGTTGGTGGACGACCTGGAGTACCTGGATTGGCCGGAGAAGGTCAAGACCATGCAGCGCAACTGGATCGGGCGCTCGCACGGTGCGCAGGTGAAGTTCGAGGCAACGGTCGAGCGGGGCGACGGTACGTCCACTGCTCACCAGATCGAGGTGTTCACGACTCGGCCCGACACGCTGTTCGGCGCGACGTACGTGACGCTGGCGCCGGAGCACGAACTGGTGGACGAGATCGTCGCGGCCGAGTGGCCGGAGGGTGTGGATTCCCGCTGGACCGGCGGCGCCGCGACGCCCGCCGAAGCGGTTGCGGCGTACCGGAAGTCGATCGCCGCCAAGTCGGATTTGGAGCGTCAGGAATACAAGGAGAAGACGGGCGTCTTCCTCGGCACGTACGCCGTGAACCCGGTGAACGGTCATAAGCTGCCGGTGTTCATCGCCGACTACGTCCTCACCGGTTACGGCACGGGCGCCATCATGGCCGTCCCGGGTCACGATCACCGCGACTACGAGTTCGCCACCGAATTCGGTCTCGACATCGTCGAGGTGATCTCCGGCGGCGACCTGTCGAAGGATGCGTACACCGGCGACGGCACGATCGTGAACTCCGACTTCCTGAACGGCATGTCCGTCGCCGACGCGAAGAAGACCATCACCGAGCGCCTCGAGGCGGACGGCACCGGCAAGGGCACCATCCAGTACAAGCTGCGCGACTGGCTGTTCGCGCGCCAGCGCTACTGGGGCGAGCCGTTCCCCATCGTGTACGACGCCGACGGCAACGCCCACGCGCTGCCGGATTCGGCTCTGCCCGTGGAGCTTCCGGAGGTCGAGGACTACGCACCCGTGTCGTTCGATCCGGACGACGCGTCCTCGGAGCCCTCTCCCCCGTTGGCGAAGGCCGTCGACTGGGTCAACGTCGAGCTCGACCTCGGTGACGGACTACAGACGTACCGCCGCGACACCAACGTGATGCCGCAGTGGGCGGGCAGCTCGTGGTACCAGCTGCGCTACATCGACCCCACCAACCCGGACGTGTTCTGCGACAAGGAGAACGAGCAGTACTGGACGGGCCCCCGTCCGGAGATCCACGGTCCGAACGATCCCGGTGGCGTAGACCTGTACGTCGGTGGCGTCGAGCATGCGGTGCTGCACCTGCTGTATTCGCGGTTCTGGCACAAGGTGCTGTTCGACCTCGGGTACGTCAGCTCCAGCGAGCCTTACCGCCGCCTGTACAACCAGGGCTACATCCAGGCGTTCGCGTACACCGATGCGCGCGGCGTGTACGTGCCCGCCGACGAGGTGGAGGAGAAGGACGGCAAGTTCTTCCACCAGGGCGCCGAGGTCAACCGCGAGTACGGGAAGATGGGCAAGAGCCTCAAGAACTCCGTCTCGCCGGACGAGATCTGCGAAGCGTACGGCGCCGACACACTCCGCGTGTACGAGATGTCGATGGGCCCGCTGGACACGTCCCGCCCGTGGGCGACCAAGGATGTCGTCGGTGCGCAGCGTTTCCTGCAGCGCGCCTGGCGTGTGGTGGTCGACGAGGAGTCCGGCGACCTGCGCGTCACCGACGACGCCCCGACGGAAGACACCCTGCGCGCGCTGAACAAGGCGATCGCCGGAGTCGGTGAGGACTACACGGCCCTGCGCGACAACACCGCCGCGGCCAAGCTGATCGAGTACACCAACCATCTCACCAAGGCGTATCCCGCCGGTGCTCCCCGCTCGGCGGTGGAACCGCTGGTGCTGATGCTGGCACCGTTGGCCCCGCACCTCGCGGAGGAACTGTGGTCACGGCTCGGGCACGAGAAGTCGCTGGCGCACGGACCGTTCCCGGTTGCGGAGGAGAAGTGGCTCGTCGAGGACACCGTCGAGTACCCGATTCAGGTCAACGGCAAGGTCCGCAGCCGCGTGACCGTGGCCTCCGACGCCCCGCGCGAGGAGATCGAGAAGATCGCCCTGGCCGACGACAAGATCGTCGCGCTGCTCGACGGCAAGGACCCGCGCAAGGTCATCGTCGTGCCCGGGAAGATGGTCAACATCGTCCTCTGAGGCCGGCGCCGGCGAGTGGCGTCAGCGGTCGAACACAGTCGTCGGCCGCTGACGCATCGCGTGCATCACGTCGTCGATCGAGTCACTGCGCCGCAGCAGAGTGAGCAGGTCGTGTTCGATCCGGTCGGCCTCGACGCAGATCTGCACGACGTCGGGGAGTGCGTCGGCGGGGACGATGCAGACGCCGTCGTCGTCGGCGACCACGATGTCGGCGGGGTGGACCAGATGCCCCGACAGCCGTACCGGTTCGCCGATCGATTCGGTGACGAACCGGAATCGTGCCGCTCGCGGGGCCCGGCCGGTCGACCAGACCGGCAGGCCGCTGTCGGCGATCGACACCGAATCGCGCACCGCCCCACCGACAATGCAGCCGGCGAGGCCGGCGAGCTGCGCCCAGTGCGCGGAGATGGCGCCCATTACCGCGGTGTCCGCGGGGCCGGGGCAGTCGAAGACCGCGACATCCCCCGGGCGCGCGGAGGCGTAGAGGTCGCGGTCGCCCAAACGGGCGCCGAACCCCTCGACCATGTTGTCGGCCATCTCCCCGGGCAGACGTCGGTAGCGCAGCGTCACGGCCGGTCCGCAGATCTGCTGCCCGCGCCGCAGGGGAGACAGGATGTCGGCGCCGATCGCAGCACCGCAGCCGAGGTGGTCGAGGGCATCGGCGACGGCCGAGGACACATCGGCGACGGTGGCCAGGGACGTGAGCAGGCATCCGCGCTCGGTTCGGGACATCGTGATCTCCATTCGTGTGTGGTCATGTCTGGGCGGGCAGGTGGGGCCGCTGGTACTTCCTTGCCGGCATTCGGGTGCGGGGCGGTCGGGTTTCGCTAGGATTCGATGACCATGCTTCAGGGACGGAGTGGTTCACGGATGCCGACCGAATTGGACAAGCTGGATCTCGACCTGTTGAAACTGATCGTCGAGGAGCCCAAGGCGGGTGTCCGGGAGTACGCCCGTCGGCTCAACGTGGCGCGGGGCACCGTGCAGTCGCGGCTCGACAAGTTCTCCCGCGACGGCGTGATCACCAGTTACCGGCCGCAGATGCAGCCGACCGCGCTCGGCTACTCCATCCTCGCGTTCGTGCACCTGGACATCGCGCAGGCGATGATGGACGCCACCTGTGCGCATCTCGCCACCATCCCCGAGGTTCTCGAGGTCAATTCCGTTGCCGGTCAGGGTGATTTGCTGTGCCGGGTGGTGGCGATCGATCACGAGGACTTCGAACGGGTGTTGCAGGAGATGATCGCCGGCGAGGGGGTGCTGCGGACACAGTCCGAGCTGGTGCTCAGTCGCCGCATCGCCCCGCGCATCGTGCCGCTGCTGGAAAAGAAGCGGGCCGAGGCGCCCTGACGAGGTCTCGGCCGCTCGCGTGATCGTCAGAGCACGAGTTGCGTGGTGGACGGCAACGCGGGGCGCCGCCGATGCTCGTAGCCGGCGATCGTCTCGGCGTGCGTCAGGGTCAGGTCGATGTGGTCGAGACCTTCGAGCAACCGCCACCGGGTGTTGTCGTCGAGGTCGAACGACGCCGTGATGGCCCCGGCACGCACCTGCCGTGCGATCAGGTCGATGGTGACGGGTTGCCGCGGGTCGTCGTCGAGCGCCGACCAGATGCGTTCGACGGTCTCGGCCGGAAGGGTCACGGTGAGAAGGCCGTTGGTGAGGGCGTTGCCGCGAAAGATGTCGCCGAACCGGGGAGCGATGACGGCCCGGAATCCGTAGTTCTGCAGCGCCCACACCGCGTACTCGCGCGACGATCCGGTGCCGAAGTCACGGCCGGCGACCAGGATGGTCGCGTTCGCACAGGCGGGGTCGTTGAGGACGAAGTCGGGTTCCTCCCGCCAGTCGTGGAAGAGCTTGTCCGCGAACCCGGTACGGGAACTGTGCGTGAGGAAGCGGACGGGAATGATCTGATCGGTGTCGACGTCGGTGCGGCGCAGCGGGGCGGCCACACCGGTGTGCACGGTGAACGGTTCCATGGGTTCTCGATTCGAAGAGTGTGACAGTTCAGGTCAGGTCGGAAGGTGCGGCGAGGTGGCCGGCGACCGCGGTCGCGGCGGCGACGGCGGGCGAGACGATGTGGGTTCGGGAGCCCTTGCCCTGCCTGCCTTCGAAATTACGGTTGTTCGTCGAGGCGGCGCGCTGGCCGGGCGTGAGGCGGTCTTCGTTCAACGCCGCGCACATCGAACACCCGGCGAACCGCAGTCCTGCCCCGGCGGCCTCGAACACCTCGCTCAAGCCCTCGTCGATCGCTTGCTGCCGCACCTTCATCGACCCGGGCACGATCATCAATTCGACGCCGGGGGCGACCTTCCTCCCGTCGAGAACGCGCGCTACCTCCCGCAAGTCCTCGATGCGGCTGTTGGTGCACGATCCGATGAAGACGACATCGACGGGCAGTCCGCGAACCGGGCGGCCGGGGGCGACGTCCATGTAGGTCTGGGCGCGCTCGACCGCGGCGCGCTCGACCGGGTCGGTGAACTGGTGCGGGTGCGGAACCGGATCACCGAGCGGCGCGCTCTGCGCCGGTGTGGTGCCCCAGGACACGAAGGGGGTCAGGGTGGACGCGTCGATGACGATCTCCTTGTCGAACACGGCGTCGTCGTCGGTGAACAGGGTGCGCCAGTAGGCCACCTCCGCGTCCCACGCGTCCCCGGTCGGGGCGGCGGGACGTCCGCGCAGATACTCGTAAGTCTTCTCGTCGGGGGCGATCATTCCGGCACGCGACCCGGCCTCGACGGACATGTTGCACACCGTCATCCGGCCCTCCATCGACAGTTCGCGGATCGCCTGACCGCGGTACTCGATGATGTGCCCCTGACCGCCGGCGGTGCCGACCCGGGCGATGATCGCCAGAATCAGGTCCTTCGCCGTCACCCCCTCGGGCAGAGACCCGTTCACGGTGACGGCCATGTTCTTCAGCCGCCCCATCGGCAGCGTCTGCGTCGCCAGCACGTGCTCGACCTGGCTGGTACCGATCCCGAAGGCGAGGGCGCCGAACGCACCCTGCGTCGCGGTGTGCGAATCGCAGCACACGATCGTCGAACCCGGATGGGACAGGCCCAGTTCCGGCCCGATGACGTGCACGATCCCCTGGTGCTCTTCGCCGAGGCGGAACAACTCGATGCCGAACTCCGCGCAATTCTTGCGCATCAGCGACACCTGCTCGCGGGCCGCCGGATCGGTGATCTCCTTGTCCACCGCGACGGTGGGGGTGTTGTGGTCCTCGGTGCCCAGGGTCAGGGTGGGACGGCGCACCGTCCGGCCGCTCGCCCGGAGCCCGTCGAAGGCCTGCGGTGTGTTCACCTCGTGCAGCAGGTGCATGTCGATGTACAGCAGGTCCGGTTCACCCTCCTCGCGGCGGACCACGTGTGCGTGCCATACCTTTTCGGCCAGCGTCTTACCCATCAGTCTTCCTTCTCCTTGTGTCGAACGCGGGAACGGCGGCGGTTCAGCCGTAGAAATACGCCAGGAAACCCGACGCCGACAGCAGCACCAATCCGCCGCCGAGCCGGGAGGTGATCTGCGCGAACGGCAGCAGATGCATGCGCCGGGTGGTGCCGAGTGTGGCGATGTCGCCCGATCCACCGAGATCGGTCATGCACAGGCCGGCCGTGATCGAGGATTCGACGAAGTACAGTTTCAGAAGCCAGCCCACGAACCCGGCCGTCAGTGCCGTGATCAGGACAGTGGCGATGGTGAACGCGAGATATGCTGGGCGAGAGACGAGTTCGGCGATCTGATCGATGTCGATCAACGACACTCCGATGCCGACCAGCGCCGCGGGCACCCACAACTTCACCACGAACTGGTACCACTCGGTGGTCGACTCCTCGACCTCCCGCGGCAGTGCGCCCGACAACTTGATCGCCGCGGTGAGCAGGATGACCCACGCGTAGAGGTGCACGGCCGGCACCGCGGCCTGCAGCATCGCGCCGACGAGGTAGATCGCGCCGGTCATCAGTAGACCGGTGCCGAGGCCGCTGACCGTCAGTGGTCGCTTCTCGGTCACGGCGGCGACCTGCTCGGCCGTCGCCTTGATGCGCAACATCTCACCGTGCCCGTTGAATCCGACGAACAGCTTGGTGCGGCGGCGGGTCAGATTGGCGTACACCGAGGCGAGCACGATGCACAGCAGGTTCGCGCAGATGATCGGTGGCACGATGCCCGAGATGTACTGCTGGGCGTCGCCGCCGATGGTGTCGGCGTACATCTGCGACAACGGGATTGCGCCACCGGAGATGCCGCCGGCCATGATCGGGATGGTGACGTCGAGGATCGCGGTCTTGAAGCCGAAACCGGTGACCGCGGCGAGAGCGCCGATGACGGTGACGACCACGGCGAATGCCACGACGATCACCGCGCAGAACCGGCCACCGGCCTTGATCAGGAACCGTCGGTCCATGCCGAGGATGCTGCCGGCGATGATCGATGCGACGAGGATCTCGACGAACCCGTACCCGGTGAACCAGTCCTTGACGATGGTGGAGAAACTGTCCGGCACCAGACCGAAATGCACCACCAGGGCAGGGAGGAACACACACAACAGCGGTCCGCCGCCGATCGCGGACAGCGCCGGAGTTCGATCGCCGATCCAGAACAGGCCGCAGCCGACAATCATGCTGATCGCCAGGCCGCCGAAGATGTTCTCCGGGAGTGCACCGGTGTAGACGGCGCCGAGTCCGACTGCGACCAGGGCGAGATACCACGGCCACGGGATCGCCAGAATCCTCGTGCGCTCCGACGGTGGCCGGGCTTCGGGTCGTGGCTCCGCGCCTTGCACAGCATCCTTGATTTTCACGTTCGCCTCCTGCGCCGCGTCGGCGGGGCTGCGCCGATCGCGGGAAGTATGGAAAGTGACTCACGTCACTGGCCACGAACGCTAGCTACCGCATTGCCGGACTGGCCACAGGCAGCGAAATTTACATACCAATGGTCCGGTCTAGGACGCACTCTACGCGCCAGGATGGACAGATGGTCCGGGCCCGGACCTCTCACCCTGGCTCGGCGAAACTCGTCGCGATCACCCGTTGACGAATCCGCCGGGACGGGGGTGCCGTGGTGAGATGCGCCGTGTTCGTGGCGGCGTGCGTTTCGGGAGTGTCAGAGAAGGCATGGGGTAGTGGTTTGCGGCGCCTTCCAACGACTGCCGACGAGTCCGGCGACCTGGGCGGTGGTGTCGAGGAGTAGTTCGGAAGTGTTGTCGAGCAGGTCTTGGAGTTCGGCAGGCCCCCGGGCGATGGAGAATGCGGCCGAGACCCCCGCTGCACGAATCACGGCCGCGGGCAGGCGAACGGTGCCGGCGATCACGACGACGGGGCATTCAGTCGGGGTCTGCCGCACGACGCCCTGCACCACCTTCCCCTGCAGTGACTGCGCGTCGAAGGCACCTTCTCCCGTGATCACCAGGTCGGCGTCGGCGCACAGCGACCGCAGTCCCACCGTGTCCGCGACGAGGTCGATCCCGGGCACCAACTCCGCGCCGAGGAGTGCGCTCAGGCAGGCGGGCATACCGCCGGCGGCCCCTGCACCCCGCACGGTGAGGACGTCGGTTCCGTAGCTGGCGCGGAGGGTGGCCGCCAATTGTTCGAGTCCGGAATCGAGTGCGCGAACCTGGTCGGGCGTGGCGCCCTTCTGCGGCCCGAAGACCGCGGCGGCCCCGTTCTCGCCGCAGAGCGGATTGTCGACGTCGGTCGCGACGCGCCAGCGCACCGACCGTGCCCGCGGGTGAAGGTGTGACTCGTCGATCGCGACGATGCGGCCGAGCCCGGCGCCGCCGGCTTCCACATCCTGCCCGTCTTCGTCGAGGAATCGGACACCGAGTGCGCGGAGCATCCCGGTGCCCCCGTCGGTGGTGGCGCTGCCTCCGATGCACAGCAGGATCTCGTCCACCCCGTCTTCCATTGCGCTTAAGGCGATTTCACCGACGCCGTATGTGTCCGCCCGCATCGGCGCCGGTGGA
It includes:
- the leuS gene encoding leucine--tRNA ligase gives rise to the protein MTEHVQPANPSDATPQHRYTAELAGQIEQRWQDRWSDEGTFNAPNPVGPLAGPVPADKLFVQDMFPYPSGTGLHVGHPLGYIATDVFARYHRMQGHNVLHTLGYDAFGLPAEQYAVQTGTHPRTTTEANIGNMKRQLRRLGLGHDERRTFATTDTDFYHWTQWIFLQIHDAWFDEAAGKARRISELEAEFVSGERAVEDGRDWASLSVSEKEAVLDSYRLVYHSDSMVNWCPGLGTVLANEEVTADGRSDRGNFPVFRKHLQQWMMRITAYSDRLVDDLEYLDWPEKVKTMQRNWIGRSHGAQVKFEATVERGDGTSTAHQIEVFTTRPDTLFGATYVTLAPEHELVDEIVAAEWPEGVDSRWTGGAATPAEAVAAYRKSIAAKSDLERQEYKEKTGVFLGTYAVNPVNGHKLPVFIADYVLTGYGTGAIMAVPGHDHRDYEFATEFGLDIVEVISGGDLSKDAYTGDGTIVNSDFLNGMSVADAKKTITERLEADGTGKGTIQYKLRDWLFARQRYWGEPFPIVYDADGNAHALPDSALPVELPEVEDYAPVSFDPDDASSEPSPPLAKAVDWVNVELDLGDGLQTYRRDTNVMPQWAGSSWYQLRYIDPTNPDVFCDKENEQYWTGPRPEIHGPNDPGGVDLYVGGVEHAVLHLLYSRFWHKVLFDLGYVSSSEPYRRLYNQGYIQAFAYTDARGVYVPADEVEEKDGKFFHQGAEVNREYGKMGKSLKNSVSPDEICEAYGADTLRVYEMSMGPLDTSRPWATKDVVGAQRFLQRAWRVVVDEESGDLRVTDDAPTEDTLRALNKAIAGVGEDYTALRDNTAAAKLIEYTNHLTKAYPAGAPRSAVEPLVLMLAPLAPHLAEELWSRLGHEKSLAHGPFPVAEEKWLVEDTVEYPIQVNGKVRSRVTVASDAPREEIEKIALADDKIVALLDGKDPRKVIVVPGKMVNIVL
- a CDS encoding MFS transporter codes for the protein MCSPRRRLHTSASTAHSVTAPPALTRTTSRHFHGLNYLLAVLLLGANIPTALYGLYRSEFGFTPLVQTLIFAVYVAGLLPALLFFGPLSDALGRRFVLLAAIAFSFLGAVILAFADSTMWLFLGRVAHGVAVGACSAAASAALLEHEPSRDFRRAGLAATLTTAFGAALGPLFGGAIAQYLPHPLTLPYVVFAVLLVPALIMTLLLPTTTPRGARPTQLFQIPHVPAPIRRVFWLSSLAVALAWGAVGLFQSVVPTWIVSLLGVSNLVVAGGAAALTMIASVTAQILANRLAASTSLWWGVGAVGVGMLGLLVVDFLPSLALLCVVAAVIGAGHGLSFAGAMRAVNAATTEHAPDAHGGTLAAFFTVNYVGLAVPSICAGIAITLQGIRLALLELSVVGAVLCAVLGILGTRRARHP
- a CDS encoding SdpI family protein, producing MLIASVVLFVLAVAVSGVAVAGLAERLPRNRWAGVRTPETMRDDQTFALANKVAGPTLLAAAGLLVIGGIAGILIGGVFGVGAVLVSVVAAALTAATGGSLGARAAAAVPAPDTGGCGSSCGACSLKGACQPS
- a CDS encoding Lrp/AsnC family transcriptional regulator, producing the protein MPTELDKLDLDLLKLIVEEPKAGVREYARRLNVARGTVQSRLDKFSRDGVITSYRPQMQPTALGYSILAFVHLDIAQAMMDATCAHLATIPEVLEVNSVAGQGDLLCRVVAIDHEDFERVLQEMIAGEGVLRTQSELVLSRRIAPRIVPLLEKKRAEAP
- a CDS encoding FadR/GntR family transcriptional regulator, encoding MTVVRRESAYQQSLDWMRGRIAQGDWTVGARIPTEPELMALLGVGRNTVREAIKTLTSTGILEIRRGSGTFVRARTDIGGLLGRQVAVAEMLNVFEVRRALETEAVRLACARRTDDDLRSLSSLLDERERTADHPSGFADADLAFHLGVVEAAHNPVLSDLFAGILEPTRATYDYTEGIHPPSLTTDDHRVLVDAIAARDEEAAVRASLGYLDRVLEAVHKASGP
- a CDS encoding RraA family protein, translated to MSRTERGCLLTSLATVADVSSAVADALDHLGCGAAIGADILSPLRRGQQICGPAVTLRYRRLPGEMADNMVEGFGARLGDRDLYASARPGDVAVFDCPGPADTAVMGAISAHWAQLAGLAGCIVGGAVRDSVSIADSGLPVWSTGRAPRAARFRFVTESIGEPVRLSGHLVHPADIVVADDDGVCIVPADALPDVVQICVEADRIEHDLLTLLRRSDSIDDVMHAMRQRPTTVFDR
- the leuD gene encoding 3-isopropylmalate dehydratase small subunit, with amino-acid sequence MEPFTVHTGVAAPLRRTDVDTDQIIPVRFLTHSSRTGFADKLFHDWREEPDFVLNDPACANATILVAGRDFGTGSSREYAVWALQNYGFRAVIAPRFGDIFRGNALTNGLLTVTLPAETVERIWSALDDDPRQPVTIDLIARQVRAGAITASFDLDDNTRWRLLEGLDHIDLTLTHAETIAGYEHRRRPALPSTTQLVL
- a CDS encoding DUF1648 domain-containing protein, which codes for MNSSRVVDPAGAVFGLLLPIVAALSGVVLTTIWEPRLPAEIATHWTTTSPDGFATPMSSAWTFTLVTVLFGGGCAAIAALAQAMLMMRRTMLVVGLSVVGLILTVQVAMLYVQLDVTDPSDTELPLWSLGLGVVIGAVVGLIGAALLRDFRTRVAATDPPDSRLPRASDPSVVADSVGFGTVGSLVLLLLFGGVPAVAVCLLTGGWWPVAVCVPLGLLVVSLLRFRVIVDESGIRVVNMGMTALRYGVEEIEGARVDLIKPFDDFGGWGLKVKGRRNYGVVTKTGPAVIVTTACGDRLTVTSPRAEEMAGALNTFADRRLRRP